TGACACCCGCGCGCAGCACAGGCGATCAGGTTCGGAAGTCCCGCAACCTCGAGAGTCGGTCAACAAACACGGAGTTACGGGATGCGTACGACTGGGACCGTCAAGTGGTTCAACGACAGCAAGGGCTTCGGCTTCATCACCCCCGAAGATGGCGCGAAGGATTGCTTCGTCCACCACTCGGCCATTCAGGGCCAGGGGTTCCGCACGCTCGCCGAGGGTGAGCGCGTGGAGTTCGATGTGGT
This genomic stretch from Longimicrobium sp. harbors:
- the cspE gene encoding transcription antiterminator/RNA stability regulator CspE produces the protein MRTTGTVKWFNDSKGFGFITPEDGAKDCFVHHSAIQGQGFRTLAEGERVEFDVVQGQKGPAAENVTRVG